Proteins from one Sulfuriferula thiophila genomic window:
- the pdxA gene encoding 4-hydroxythreonine-4-phosphate dehydrogenase PdxA yields MTSTLALTAGEPAGIGPDLCVMLAQTQRQQRIVAIADRDLLSARAQQLGLPLRIAEYDHDLPATEAGVLSVLHVPLAQPAQAGVLNPANGAYVLATLSRAISGCVAGEFAAMVTAPVHKAVINQAGIAFTGHTEFLADATHTARVVMMLVGGDMRVALATTHLSLRTVADAITAESLTTTLRILHQDLVQHFHIAKPHILVAGLNPHAGESGHLGDEEIRIIEPVLAALRAEGMYLTGPLAADTLFNPARLAEADCVLAMYHDQGLPVLKYASFGEGVNVTLGLPIIRTSVDHGTALDLAGTGKAHAGSLAAAIALAEQMALNPHV; encoded by the coding sequence ATGACATCCACACTAGCTCTCACTGCCGGCGAACCTGCCGGCATAGGTCCCGACTTATGCGTCATGCTGGCACAGACACAACGCCAGCAGCGTATCGTAGCAATCGCTGACCGTGACCTGCTTAGCGCCCGCGCACAACAACTGGGTTTACCGTTACGCATCGCTGAGTATGACCACGACCTGCCCGCTACCGAGGCCGGCGTATTGAGTGTATTGCACGTGCCACTAGCCCAACCAGCTCAGGCAGGAGTACTCAACCCAGCCAATGGTGCCTACGTGCTGGCAACCCTCAGCCGCGCAATTAGCGGCTGTGTCGCCGGCGAATTTGCGGCGATGGTTACCGCTCCGGTGCATAAAGCAGTCATCAACCAGGCCGGCATAGCTTTCACCGGCCATACTGAATTTCTGGCCGATGCCACTCACACTGCCCGCGTGGTGATGATGCTGGTCGGTGGCGACATGCGCGTCGCGCTGGCGACGACACACCTGTCATTACGCACGGTCGCCGATGCAATTACTGCCGAATCGCTGACCACCACATTGCGCATTCTGCATCAGGATCTGGTGCAGCATTTTCACATTGCCAAACCGCATATACTGGTTGCCGGACTCAACCCGCATGCTGGCGAATCCGGCCATCTCGGTGATGAAGAAATCCGCATTATCGAACCGGTACTGGCAGCCCTGCGTGCAGAAGGCATGTATCTCACCGGCCCGCTGGCAGCCGACACCCTGTTTAACCCGGCGCGCCTGGCCGAAGCGGACTGTGTGCTCGCCATGTACCACGACCAGGGTCTGCCGGTACTCAAATACGCCAGCTTCGGTGAAGGCGTCAACGTCACCCTGGGCCTGCCCATTATCCGCACCTCCGTTGACCACGGCACCGCACTTGACCTTGCTGGTACCGGCAAGGCGCATGCCGGTAGCCTGGCTGCCGCGATTGCTCTTGCTGAACAAATGGCACTAAACCCACATGTCTAA
- the rsmA gene encoding 16S rRNA (adenine(1518)-N(6)/adenine(1519)-N(6))-dimethyltransferase RsmA, with product MSKHIPRKRFGQHFLCDHDIINAIINAIHPQPGDNLVEIGPGLGALTIPLLTHIPHFHVVELDRDIIARLQRTYPAERLTIHAGDALKFDFASLGKGLRIIGNLPYNISTPLLFHLAEFSPNIIDMHFMLQKEVVERMTASPDTHDYGRLTVMLQYRFEMESLFDVPPTAFDPPPKVDSAIVRMMPRAAEDMHANSVDTLAHVVSSAFAQRRKTLRNTLAGLLKAEDFVQLDIDPQRRAETISVADFVRIANYIQPKEKK from the coding sequence ATGTCTAAACATATACCCCGCAAGCGTTTTGGCCAGCATTTTCTCTGTGACCATGACATTATTAACGCGATTATCAACGCCATACATCCCCAGCCTGGCGACAATTTGGTGGAAATCGGCCCCGGTCTTGGCGCACTGACGATCCCATTACTGACGCATATCCCCCACTTTCATGTGGTAGAGCTTGATCGCGATATCATTGCCCGACTGCAACGCACCTACCCTGCGGAACGGCTCACTATCCATGCCGGCGATGCATTGAAATTCGACTTTGCCAGTCTGGGTAAGGGATTACGCATTATCGGCAATCTGCCGTACAATATTTCTACCCCGCTGTTGTTCCACCTCGCCGAATTTTCACCCAACATCATCGACATGCATTTCATGCTGCAAAAGGAAGTGGTAGAGCGCATGACTGCCAGTCCCGATACCCATGATTACGGGCGTTTAACAGTGATGCTGCAATACCGGTTTGAGATGGAATCACTGTTCGACGTGCCACCCACCGCATTTGATCCACCACCCAAAGTCGACTCCGCCATCGTACGCATGATGCCGCGGGCAGCTGAAGACATGCATGCCAACAGCGTCGATACACTTGCCCACGTGGTCTCCAGCGCATTTGCGCAACGCCGCAAAACATTACGCAACACCCTCGCCGGCCTGTTAAAGGCCGAAGATTTCGTACAATTGGACATTGATCCGCAACGTCGCGCTGAAACCATCAGCGTGGCCGACTTTGTGCGCATCGCCAACTACATACAACCTAAGGAAAAAAAATGA
- a CDS encoding YbjN domain-containing protein — translation MNLIDIAQACLDDMHLPATRVPNLPVINLPIENEDGKLNMFIHSHEEAHRVFVYTRPQDLLVPIERIGALADFLTRANYGLPLGNFEIDMNDGEMNFKNSLDISDGVLTTKMVQTLIVFSLECMNRYLPGIRAVIAGAEPKTAIETIDGPTKVVIK, via the coding sequence ATGAATTTAATCGACATCGCCCAAGCCTGTCTGGATGACATGCACCTGCCTGCCACACGCGTGCCTAATTTACCGGTTATCAATCTGCCTATCGAAAACGAAGACGGCAAATTGAATATGTTCATCCACAGCCATGAAGAAGCGCACCGCGTCTTTGTCTATACCCGCCCGCAGGACTTGCTGGTGCCCATCGAACGCATAGGCGCTCTGGCAGACTTTTTGACCCGTGCCAATTACGGCCTGCCGCTGGGCAATTTCGAAATCGACATGAACGATGGCGAAATGAATTTCAAAAACAGCCTGGACATCAGTGATGGTGTACTCACCACCAAGATGGTACAGACCCTGATCGTGTTCTCGCTGGAATGCATGAATCGCTATCTGCCTGGTATCCGAGCAGTTATCGCCGGCGCTGAGCCTAAAACCGCAATCGAAACCATAGACGGCCCGACTAAAGTCGTCATCAAGTAA